One window of Nitrospirota bacterium genomic DNA carries:
- a CDS encoding glycosyltransferase, translated as MIKKEIQEEIEKIQEADILVGIPSYNNASTIGHVVKAVQAGLAKYFPNRKSVLVNSDGGSSDGTTEVVEKTTVEDFQAILLHHKVGPVFKIATPYHGIPGKGSAFRTIFAIASNLNVKACAVVDSDLRSITPEWIELLIKPLIEGGFDYVAPLYHRHKYDGTITNSIIYPLTRALYGRRIRQPIGGDFGFSGKLAEYYLEKDVWETDVARYGIDIWMTTTAVANQFKVCQAFLGAKIHDPKDPGADLSAMLYQVVGATFELMETYADAWKAVKGSEGVPTFGFQYAVGLEPVAVNLDRMIDKFRLGIRELHDIWKGFMPDEVMRFLHKTDVMQKTDFHIPDEIWVEIIYSFALAAHSKVLNREHLLKSLTPLYIGRVASFVIETWECSAAEVEEKIDKLSLSFEEHKSFLLNRWS; from the coding sequence ATGATAAAAAAAGAGATACAGGAAGAGATTGAGAAAATACAGGAAGCCGATATTCTGGTCGGCATCCCAAGCTACAACAATGCATCTACGATAGGCCATGTGGTGAAGGCAGTGCAGGCGGGACTGGCAAAATATTTCCCGAACAGGAAGTCTGTGCTGGTGAATTCAGACGGTGGATCGAGCGATGGCACAACTGAGGTTGTCGAGAAAACCACTGTGGAGGATTTCCAGGCAATCCTTCTCCATCATAAAGTCGGGCCGGTATTCAAGATAGCCACGCCGTACCACGGGATTCCCGGAAAAGGGAGCGCGTTCAGAACGATCTTCGCGATTGCCAGCAACCTGAACGTGAAGGCATGCGCAGTGGTCGATTCGGACCTCAGAAGCATTACGCCCGAATGGATCGAGCTTCTGATAAAGCCCCTGATCGAGGGGGGATTTGATTACGTTGCACCCCTTTATCACAGGCATAAATACGACGGGACAATAACAAACAGCATTATCTACCCTCTGACAAGGGCATTATATGGCAGGAGAATACGACAGCCTATCGGAGGAGACTTCGGATTTTCCGGAAAGCTTGCAGAATATTATCTGGAAAAGGATGTCTGGGAAACTGATGTGGCAAGGTACGGAATAGACATATGGATGACAACAACTGCAGTTGCTAACCAATTCAAGGTATGCCAGGCATTCCTCGGCGCAAAGATCCATGATCCGAAGGATCCGGGAGCAGATCTCAGCGCTATGCTCTATCAGGTCGTCGGCGCAACCTTTGAACTGATGGAGACATATGCTGATGCATGGAAGGCGGTCAAAGGTTCCGAGGGGGTGCCAACCTTCGGGTTCCAGTACGCGGTAGGACTTGAACCGGTGGCGGTAAACCTCGACAGAATGATTGACAAGTTCAGGCTTGGTATACGGGAATTGCACGATATATGGAAGGGCTTTATGCCGGATGAGGTCATGAGGTTTCTGCACAAGACGGATGTCATGCAGAAGACTGATTTCCATATCCCGGATGAAATATGGGTAGAGATTATTTACAGCTTTGCACTTGCAGCGCACAGCAAGGTGCTGAACAGGGAACACCTGCTGAAGTCACTTACCCCATTGTATATAGGAAGAGTCGCCTCATTTGTCATTGAGACATGGGAATGCAGCGCTGCAGAAGTTGAGGAGAAGATCGACAAATTGAGTTTGAGTTTCGAGGAACATAAAAGCTTTTTATTGAACAGGTGGAGTTAA
- a CDS encoding malto-oligosyltrehalose synthase translates to MLLVSRIPVSTYRLQFNTQFRFRNAKRIIQYLHDLGITDMYASPYFRAKEGSLHGYDIVDPTALNPEVGTEQEYNALIRELHKYGMGQILDIVPNHMCIDSKDNIWWQDILENGTSSRYADFFDIDWGPLKKDLTHRVLIPILGNQYGDVLEAQEIRLAYEAGAFFIHYYEHRFPVIPETYIYILKHRIDQLERILTPDNPEYVELLSIITALEHLPLYTEIEPEKVAERYREKEIIKKRIAKIYLDNPDIRSFIDNNIREFNGTKGNPESFNLLDELLMIQAYRLSFWRVATEEINYRRFFDINSLAAIRMENPDVFEKSHSLVMKLIGQGKVTGLRIDHPDGLYNPAEYFRKLQRQCFLQTRLHYSERVKKENALPYRRRELRNEILKQYHDLTASDMQFKPFYIVGEKILMKEERMPDDWTIFSTTGYVFLNALNGIFIRTGNAKVFDDIYERFTKSRMNFQEIVYEKKKLIMQVAMSSEINTLGHYLDRLSEKDRHTRDFTLNSLTSAIVEVIAIFPVYRTYIDQAGVDDRDRRYIEFAISKAKRKNPAISESVFDFLKNILLLNYPDNFADIDKKEWLDFVMRLQQLTGPVMAKGFEDTVFYVYNRLVSLNEVGGCPERFGTSLETFHGKNIERMKFWPHALITTATHDTKRGEDVRARINVLSEIPDEWKKHLAYWRRLNKRKKPVVEGQMVPDLNEEYLLYQTLIGAWPAGKMDGAEKDMFRRRIRAYMLKAAREAKVNTSWISPNTIYEEAFMIFVDLVLDGTDDNQFLSDFVPFQKRISCFGMFNSLSQVLLKITSPGIPDFYQGTEFWDFSLVDPDNRRPVDFTRRMEALKELKTRESASALHELARDLTVNKEDGKVKLFVTIRALNYRRENRELFEKGEYIPLEAMGSRADNVCAFARRLGNARLIAVAPRFLTQLISGQDDLPFGEVVWGNSFVIVPIAEPGALYRNIFTDEVIKAHTHKDATSLYLSEVFANFPVAMLERIYPSQETA, encoded by the coding sequence ATGCTGTTGGTATCAAGGATCCCGGTTTCGACTTACAGACTGCAGTTCAATACGCAGTTCAGATTCAGGAATGCGAAAAGGATCATCCAGTATCTGCATGATCTCGGCATTACTGACATGTATGCATCACCCTATTTCAGAGCGAAGGAAGGAAGCCTGCACGGATACGATATCGTTGACCCGACTGCATTGAACCCCGAGGTCGGCACTGAGCAGGAGTATAATGCCCTTATCAGGGAACTTCACAAATACGGGATGGGGCAGATACTCGACATTGTCCCAAACCATATGTGTATTGACAGCAAAGACAACATCTGGTGGCAGGATATCCTTGAGAATGGTACAAGCTCCCGGTATGCGGACTTTTTCGATATAGACTGGGGGCCCCTGAAAAAAGACCTAACACACAGGGTACTTATTCCCATCCTGGGCAACCAGTACGGTGACGTTCTCGAAGCCCAGGAAATCAGGCTGGCTTACGAGGCAGGCGCATTTTTCATTCATTATTATGAACACAGGTTTCCGGTGATTCCAGAAACCTATATTTATATTCTGAAGCACCGGATTGATCAGCTCGAACGTATCCTGACTCCGGATAATCCGGAGTATGTCGAGTTGCTGAGCATAATTACAGCACTGGAGCATCTGCCCCTTTACACTGAAATCGAGCCCGAAAAAGTTGCAGAAAGGTACCGTGAGAAGGAGATTATAAAAAAGCGGATCGCAAAAATATACCTGGACAATCCGGACATCAGATCCTTTATCGATAACAATATCAGGGAGTTCAACGGCACGAAGGGTAATCCCGAAAGCTTTAACCTTCTCGATGAGCTTCTCATGATCCAGGCATACAGGCTTTCCTTCTGGCGTGTAGCAACCGAGGAAATAAATTACAGAAGGTTCTTTGATATTAACAGTCTTGCGGCAATCCGGATGGAGAATCCCGATGTGTTCGAGAAAAGCCACAGTCTTGTCATGAAGCTTATCGGACAGGGAAAAGTTACCGGGTTGAGGATTGATCATCCTGACGGGCTTTACAATCCTGCGGAGTACTTTCGGAAGCTGCAGCGACAATGCTTTCTTCAGACCCGGCTACATTACTCGGAACGTGTGAAAAAAGAGAATGCGCTGCCTTACAGGAGACGTGAACTCAGGAATGAGATCCTGAAGCAGTACCACGACCTGACAGCTTCGGATATGCAGTTTAAACCCTTTTATATAGTCGGGGAGAAGATCCTCATGAAAGAGGAGAGGATGCCGGATGACTGGACGATTTTCAGCACCACCGGGTACGTCTTTCTGAATGCGCTGAACGGAATATTCATCAGGACAGGGAACGCGAAGGTGTTCGACGATATCTATGAAAGATTTACGAAATCAAGGATGAATTTCCAGGAGATCGTCTATGAGAAGAAGAAACTGATCATGCAGGTGGCGATGTCAAGCGAAATCAACACCCTGGGACATTACCTGGACAGGCTTTCCGAAAAGGACAGGCATACCCGTGATTTTACCCTCAACAGTCTCACGTCAGCAATCGTGGAAGTGATCGCTATTTTCCCGGTGTACAGAACGTATATCGACCAGGCAGGTGTTGACGACAGGGACCGGAGATACATAGAATTTGCGATTTCAAAAGCGAAACGCAAAAACCCTGCGATCAGCGAATCTGTCTTTGATTTTCTGAAGAACATACTTTTGCTGAATTATCCTGATAATTTTGCTGACATCGACAAAAAAGAGTGGCTTGATTTTGTCATGAGGCTGCAGCAGCTTACCGGACCCGTCATGGCAAAGGGTTTTGAGGATACGGTCTTTTATGTCTATAACCGGCTGGTTTCGCTCAATGAAGTGGGAGGATGTCCTGAACGATTTGGTACTTCCCTCGAGACGTTTCACGGAAAGAACATCGAGCGGATGAAATTCTGGCCCCATGCCCTCATCACGACTGCAACACATGACACAAAACGGGGCGAAGATGTGAGGGCAAGAATTAATGTCCTCTCGGAGATTCCCGATGAGTGGAAAAAACATCTGGCTTACTGGCGACGGTTGAATAAAAGGAAAAAGCCGGTTGTTGAGGGGCAAATGGTTCCTGACCTGAACGAGGAATATCTTCTGTATCAGACGCTTATCGGGGCATGGCCGGCCGGCAAGATGGACGGTGCTGAAAAGGATATGTTCAGACGCAGGATCAGGGCATACATGCTGAAGGCGGCACGGGAGGCAAAGGTCAATACAAGCTGGATCAGTCCCAATACCATATATGAAGAAGCCTTCATGATCTTTGTGGATTTGGTTCTGGACGGTACGGACGACAATCAGTTCCTGTCTGATTTTGTTCCCTTCCAGAAGAGAATTTCCTGTTTCGGCATGTTCAATTCGCTGTCCCAGGTGCTTCTCAAAATAACTTCTCCCGGCATTCCGGATTTTTACCAGGGGACGGAGTTCTGGGATTTCAGCCTCGTGGATCCTGACAACCGGAGACCGGTGGATTTCACCAGGAGAATGGAGGCGCTCAAAGAGCTCAAGACACGAGAGTCTGCAAGTGCCCTGCATGAACTTGCAAGGGATCTGACGGTGAATAAAGAAGACGGAAAGGTTAAGTTGTTTGTCACGATCAGGGCGCTGAATTACCGGAGGGAAAACCGGGAACTTTTTGAGAAAGGGGAATATATCCCCCTTGAGGCAATGGGCAGCCGCGCTGACAATGTATGCGCCTTTGCCAGAAGACTCGGAAACGCACGATTGATTGCGGTTGCCCCGAGATTTCTGACACAACTCATCTCCGGGCAGGATGACCTTCCCTTTGGTGAAGTGGTCTGGGGCAATTCGTTCGTGATCGTACCTATTGCGGAGCCAGGCGCCCTGTATCGCAATATTTTTACCGATGAGGTGATAAAGGCTCATACGCATAAGGATGCTACCTCATTGTATCTTTCGGAGGTATTTGCCAACTTCCCGGTTGCCATGCTGGAGAGGATTTACCCTTCGCAGGAAACAGCATGA